In Colias croceus chromosome 19, ilColCroc2.1, the following are encoded in one genomic region:
- the LOC123700168 gene encoding piggyBac transposable element-derived protein 3-like, with product MAAFFDNDSRSRLKLTDDMIADLLNDGNNSELEDFDEDDLELFDQDVLFRQTNDENHFEGEQVDEVVPESSFMSPSTSATPVVPQPSPLNEIQIPPTPRNTVRASKRSRQGNSTSATHDRSSLSEVVPEAVRGRVSASAPRATRKRVWKQTTFAEKAHDYPALQIKPVRRPIDYFNDYFDTEFLEEVSRCTNVYFLRTTGRELKCTSAEIAKLFAAHIIMGCISFPRLPMYWRAGTRLELVSRLMSRDRFLVLRNALHVIDSDIPAANDTGNPLWKVQPMIDKVKQTCNKLERVPGFYSIDEQMIPFTGRCQLRQVVKNKPRPVGLKNFVLTTSEGLMLDFEIYRGARSTIGDSSLGLGPSVILHLVQKIPPGSCVYHDRYFTTVALIEEMDRLGLHSTGTIMQNRIPDRTTLKFKKDSEMQRGETQQFVCEPTAIVKWKDNKSVLLASNCTAGEDQSNVKRWNKQQKTYVDVPAPKVVRNYNQYMGGVDVLDQQMEYYRAFIKTKKWTLKVLIHFLDLALVNSWRLYRNDCLANKLPRKESLALLDFRLNVADSLSCIPDRLRREENEDDLPSVPRRHYKIFRPANAPSEAKRYDGYEHYPVFDDIKAPRCCRMEGCGSRSKIKCAKCDGYLCLSRDKNCFMSYHVKNM from the exons ATGGCTGCTTTCTTCGACAACGATTCCCGCTCgc ggcTTAAGCTTACTGATGACATGATAGCAGACCTTTTAAATGATGGAAATAATTCAGAGTTAGAAGATTTTGACGAAGACGACCTGGAATTATTCGATCAAGATGTCTTATTTAGGCAAACTAATGATGAAAATCACTTTGAAGGGGAGCAGGTCGATGAAGTTGTCCCTGAGAGTTCCTTTATGTCTCCTTCGACGTCAGCTACTCCAGTAGTGCCACAACCTTCTCCGTTGAATGAGATACAAATCCCGCCGACACCAAGAAACACTGTTCGGGCATCTAAAAGATCACGCCAAGGCAATTCAACTTCTGCTACACATGATAGATCCAGCTTATCAGAAGTTGTTCCGGAAGCTGTTCGAGGAAGAGTTTCAGCATCAGCACCCAGGGCAACGAGAAAGAGAGTCTGGAAGCAGACTACATTCGCAGAGAAAGCGCACGACTATCCTGCTCTGCAAATAAAGCCGGTAAGGCGtccaattgattattttaatgactATTTTGACACTGAGTTTCTAGAAGAGGTATCGCGTTGCACAAACGTATATTTCCTACGCACTACAGGCCGTGAACTCAAATGTACAAGTGCAGAGATCGCTAAATTATTTGCAGCACATATCATCATGGGCTGCATTTCTTTTCCTCGACTGCCGATGTATTGGAGAGCTGGTACTAGGTTAGAGCTGGTATCTCGTCTTATGTCACGAGACAGGTTCCTTGTCCTTCGTAATGCACTCCATGTTATTGATTCTGACATTCCGGCTGCAAATGATACAGGTAATCCGCTATGGAAGGTACAACCTATGATCGACAAGGTAAAACAAACCTGTAACAAGTTGGAAAGAGTGCCGGGATTTTACTCTATTGACGAACAAATGATCCCGTTTACAGGGCGCTGTCAACTACGTCAAGTGGTAAAAAATAAGCCGCGACCTGTAGGCCTGAAAAACTTTGTTTTGACTACATCTGAAGGACTCATGTTAGATTTTGAGATCTACAGAGGTGCTAGATCTACAATTGGTGATTCAAGTCTCGGCCTCGGTCCCTCTGTGATCTTACACTTAGTACAAAAGATTCCTCCCGGCAGTTGTGTGTACCATGACCGATATTTCACCACTGTTGCTTTGATTGAGGAAATGGACAGGTTAGGTCTGCATTCAACTGGAACTATAATGCAGAACCGGATTCCCGATCGAACaacactaaaatttaaaaaagattcGGAGATGCAACGAGGAGAGACACAGCAATTTGTTTGTGAGCCCACCGCAATAGTAAAATGGAAAGATAATAAATCCGTTTTACTAGCGTCAAACTGTACTGCTGGCGAAGACCAATCAAACGTTAAGAGATggaataaacaacaaaaaacataCGTCGATGTTCCAGCCCCAAAAGTTGTGAGAAATTATAATCAATACATGGGTGGAGTCGACGTACTTGATCAGCAGATGGAATATTACCGAGCTTTTATTAAAACCAAAAAGTGGACGTTGAAAGTTCTCATACACTTCTTGGATCTTGCGCTGGTCAACTCTTGGAGGCTTTACAGAAACGATTGTTTAGCCAATAAGTTACCTAGAAAAGAATCACTGGCTCTGCTTGATTTTCGTTTGAATGTTGCCGATAGCTTATCCTGCATACCAGATCGTCTTCGTAGAGAAGAAAATGAGGATGATTTACCATCTGTCCCTCGCcgacattataaaatattcagacCAGctaatgctccatcagaagcAAAGAGGTATGACGGATATGAACACTATCCTGTCTTTGATGACATAAAAGCACCCAGATGTTGTCGAATGGAAGGTTGTGGAAGTCGctctaaaattaaatgtgCCAAATGTGATGGGTATTTATGTTTGTCTCGtgacaaaaattgttttatgtcctatcatgttaaaaatatgtag